From the Acetomicrobium sp. S15 = DSM 107314 genome, one window contains:
- a CDS encoding DMT family transporter has translation MALALGIAAVSTGAIFVRLAEAPAIVTAAYRMGIASLLLAPFALAKARGEIARLGAAEWRAVLSAGVFLALHFATWISSLDYTTVASSVVLVNTNPLWVGLLSLILGRDRPSSFTKAGILLSVLGGVVIGAGDLALGKGALWGDFLALAGGWFCALYIWMGRSVRPHMTLLSYTTLCYSTAAIILWALLLALRLPVTGYSMETWAAFFALAIVPQLLGHSTYNWALRYFSANFVAVGLLGEPVGSSILAYFILKEGIMMAKFAGGALILAGIYLASRGEHT, from the coding sequence GTGGCGTTGGCGTTGGGCATAGCGGCTGTATCCACGGGAGCGATCTTCGTCCGCTTGGCGGAGGCCCCCGCGATCGTGACGGCGGCTTATCGTATGGGGATAGCCTCGCTTTTGCTTGCGCCTTTCGCGCTCGCAAAAGCAAGAGGCGAGATAGCGCGCCTCGGCGCAGCAGAATGGCGAGCGGTTTTATCCGCCGGAGTTTTTTTGGCGCTGCACTTCGCCACGTGGATATCCTCCCTCGACTATACGACCGTCGCAAGCAGCGTTGTGCTGGTAAACACCAATCCCCTGTGGGTGGGGCTGCTTTCGCTCATCTTGGGAAGGGATCGCCCTTCGAGCTTCACCAAGGCGGGCATACTCCTAAGCGTCTTGGGGGGTGTGGTTATCGGGGCCGGGGACCTCGCCCTGGGGAAAGGGGCGCTTTGGGGAGATTTCCTGGCTTTGGCGGGAGGGTGGTTTTGCGCCCTCTACATATGGATGGGGCGCAGCGTGCGGCCGCACATGACACTCTTGTCTTATACGACGCTCTGTTACAGCACAGCCGCCATTATACTTTGGGCTTTGCTGCTCGCCCTCAGGCTCCCGGTGACGGGATACTCAATGGAGACATGGGCGGCATTTTTCGCCCTCGCAATAGTACCGCAGCTTTTGGGGCACAGTACCTATAACTGGGCGCTGCGATACTTTTCGGCCAACTTCGTGGCCGTTGGGCTTTTGGGAGAACCGGTGGGAAGCAGCATACTGGCCTATTTCATATTAAAAGAGGGCATAATGATGGCGAAATTCGCAGGCGGGGCGTTGATCTTGGCCGGCATATACTTAGCGTCGCGGGGAGAACATACATAA
- a CDS encoding aminotransferase-like domain-containing protein yields the protein MTDWSVWYSEKVDRVQPSVISEMMYLVKERKALSFTAGEPSVDLFPLDGLKEAFARAFEDPSTLSYHPDNAGLKALREWIVQWMVEDKLLPPWVSAGNTILTNGSQEGVNLIAEALVNPGDTVMVESPSYPEAMGTFRKEGARFVSVPVDKDGPDLNAMEELLQRERVKCFYTIVNFQNPTGCTTSDDRKARVLELARSYGFFVIEDDPYRNLRLEGEPTDSYIRMAGSDDRVIYLGSFSKILAPGLRCGWVVAPSGLASKLVELRVSIEISLSALVQKAVYEFLSRTDMKSHLGSLRSVYKKRRDALVSALREHAVPLGVRFDVPKGGFFLWGEIADVKDIYELAKFAILEEGVGFIPGKPFFPDGAGPEGCVRLSYAKVSPEEAKEGAIRLSRAIQKFREIETALSQSGLAQFRK from the coding sequence ATGACTGATTGGAGCGTTTGGTATAGCGAGAAAGTGGATAGGGTTCAGCCTTCGGTCATAAGTGAGATGATGTATCTGGTTAAAGAAAGGAAGGCCTTGTCCTTTACAGCTGGCGAGCCTTCTGTAGACCTATTCCCGCTGGATGGATTAAAAGAGGCGTTTGCGCGGGCGTTCGAGGATCCTTCAACGCTGAGCTATCATCCCGACAACGCGGGCCTAAAAGCGCTCAGGGAGTGGATCGTTCAGTGGATGGTTGAAGACAAGCTCCTCCCGCCGTGGGTTTCGGCCGGAAACACCATCCTCACCAACGGCTCTCAGGAAGGGGTTAATTTGATAGCCGAGGCGCTCGTAAACCCCGGCGATACAGTTATGGTAGAGAGCCCCTCGTATCCGGAGGCCATGGGGACCTTCAGGAAGGAGGGCGCGCGGTTCGTCTCCGTTCCTGTGGACAAAGACGGGCCGGATTTAAACGCCATGGAGGAATTATTGCAGCGAGAGCGCGTGAAGTGCTTTTACACCATTGTAAATTTCCAGAATCCCACAGGATGCACAACTTCTGACGACCGCAAAGCCCGAGTGCTGGAGCTGGCGAGGTCGTACGGCTTTTTCGTCATCGAAGACGACCCGTATCGCAACCTCCGCCTCGAGGGAGAGCCCACAGATAGCTACATTCGCATGGCCGGCTCCGACGACAGGGTCATATACTTAGGCAGCTTTTCGAAGATCTTGGCACCTGGACTGCGTTGCGGCTGGGTGGTAGCGCCATCGGGCTTGGCTTCGAAACTAGTCGAGTTGCGCGTATCCATCGAGATTTCCCTCTCTGCCCTCGTCCAAAAAGCCGTTTACGAATTCTTAAGTCGTACGGACATGAAAAGTCACCTCGGCTCCCTTCGCTCGGTTTATAAAAAGAGGCGGGATGCCTTGGTCTCCGCCTTGCGTGAGCACGCTGTTCCCTTGGGAGTGCGCTTCGACGTCCCCAAAGGGGGCTTTTTCCTCTGGGGCGAAATAGCGGACGTGAAGGACATCTACGAGCTCGCTAAGTTCGCCATATTGGAGGAAGGGGTCGGTTTCATCCCGGGAAAGCCCTTCTTCCCGGACGGCGCTGGGCCTGAAGGGTGTGTGCGCCTCTCCTACGCGAAGGTCTCCCCTGAAGAGGCGAAAGAAGGAGCCATCAGGCTTTCTCGAGCCATCCAGAAATTTAGGGAGATAGAGACGGCATTGAGCCAGAGCGGTTTGGCGCAGTTTCGCAAATAA
- a CDS encoding putative sulfate/molybdate transporter, which translates to MKIGSFEFNLREFAGSLGDLGTLFPLAVGYIAVCGMDPTGMLVMMGAANIATGLIYKLPMPIEPMKVLAVMAIAQRWSPSLVYASGFAMGIVWLLMYLTGAIKLVARYTPREVIRGIQVSLGLMLAIEALGMVATELFLAILSVVIIVFLRDNRRAPASIVLVALGVILVFLREGSAALPSISISLPSVERFTLSEVWESLVRAGFAQVPLTATNAVIATSALISHYWPQKEVPESKLALNMGIMNLIMPFFGGMPLCHGAGGLAGQYFFGARTGGTNILEGMWEISLGLFFGASIATIFGAFPQAITGAMLLLVGLELIRFAKDLPMEARSLSAAVTVLVSVFSNMAFGYAAGMAFHHICFSRKGGSGA; encoded by the coding sequence ATGAAGATAGGCTCGTTTGAGTTCAACCTCAGGGAATTTGCAGGCTCGTTGGGAGATTTGGGGACGCTATTTCCCCTGGCGGTGGGGTACATTGCCGTCTGCGGCATGGACCCCACAGGTATGCTCGTCATGATGGGGGCTGCCAACATCGCCACAGGCCTCATCTACAAGCTTCCCATGCCCATAGAGCCCATGAAGGTGCTCGCCGTCATGGCCATAGCGCAGCGGTGGAGTCCGTCTCTCGTATATGCCTCGGGGTTTGCCATGGGCATAGTGTGGCTTCTGATGTATTTGACCGGCGCTATAAAGCTCGTGGCCAGATACACCCCGCGCGAGGTCATAAGGGGAATTCAGGTATCCTTGGGGTTAATGCTTGCCATAGAGGCCCTCGGGATGGTGGCCACAGAGCTCTTTTTGGCCATCCTTTCCGTCGTCATCATTGTTTTCTTAAGAGACAACCGCCGCGCTCCGGCATCCATCGTGCTCGTGGCGCTGGGGGTGATTTTGGTCTTTTTGAGGGAAGGCAGCGCCGCCCTCCCCTCCATTTCCATATCCCTTCCTTCGGTCGAGCGCTTCACCTTGAGCGAGGTCTGGGAGTCCCTGGTGCGGGCGGGGTTTGCGCAGGTGCCGCTTACGGCTACGAACGCCGTAATCGCCACGAGCGCGCTCATCAGCCATTACTGGCCTCAAAAAGAGGTGCCAGAGTCCAAACTTGCCTTGAACATGGGCATAATGAACCTGATAATGCCTTTTTTCGGGGGCATGCCGCTCTGCCACGGCGCAGGCGGGCTCGCCGGGCAATACTTTTTCGGCGCCAGGACCGGCGGTACAAACATACTTGAAGGCATGTGGGAAATCTCCTTGGGGCTTTTCTTCGGCGCCTCTATAGCCACGATATTTGGGGCCTTCCCACAGGCGATAACCGGTGCCATGCTGCTTTTGGTCGGGCTTGAATTGATACGCTTCGCCAAGGATTTGCCTATGGAGGCGCGCTCGCTTTCGGCGGCAGTGACCGTGCTCGTATCCGTCTTTTCCAACATGGCCTTCGGTTATGCCGCAGGTATGGCCTTCCACCACATCTGCTTTTCCCGCAAAGGCGGTTCAGGCGCTTGA
- a CDS encoding acetamidase/formamidase family protein, with translation MVNVKHIDSNHLIYAFSPDNRPVASVELDEPFWVDCLDCYGGQIRSERDLRPEIDTSLIDASTGPIAVNGVKAGDVIKVRIYEISLGAQGVMVTAPGLGPLGDLIKEANTKIIPVRNGEAIFSDDIKLPLRPMLGVLGVAPAKGKIHCAVPGDHGGNMDTKEVRPGNSVYLPVFVDGANLALGDIHACMGDGELSGTGIEIAGQVLLSVSKAPGLSIELPIVETPDSFMIIASAETFNACARRAIKITVDLIAASQNLSTADAYRLLSATCDLRVSQIVNEKMTLRTVVPKTVMAALPSRK, from the coding sequence GTGGTTAACGTTAAGCACATAGACTCTAACCATCTCATATACGCCTTTTCGCCGGACAACCGACCCGTAGCCTCGGTAGAACTCGACGAACCGTTTTGGGTTGACTGCTTGGATTGCTATGGCGGGCAGATTCGCTCTGAGCGAGACTTGCGGCCTGAGATCGACACCTCGCTCATAGACGCTTCAACAGGGCCCATAGCCGTTAACGGCGTGAAGGCAGGCGATGTTATAAAGGTGCGCATATACGAAATATCGCTTGGCGCCCAAGGGGTAATGGTTACGGCCCCAGGCTTAGGCCCCTTGGGAGATCTAATAAAAGAGGCAAACACGAAGATCATACCCGTCCGCAACGGCGAGGCGATATTCTCTGACGATATCAAGTTGCCCTTGAGGCCTATGTTGGGAGTCTTGGGCGTTGCACCTGCAAAAGGCAAAATTCACTGCGCCGTTCCCGGCGACCACGGCGGCAACATGGACACTAAAGAAGTTAGGCCCGGCAATTCTGTGTATCTACCGGTCTTCGTAGATGGCGCCAATTTGGCGTTAGGAGATATCCACGCCTGTATGGGAGACGGAGAGCTCAGCGGCACAGGTATCGAAATCGCCGGGCAAGTTTTACTGTCCGTCTCTAAAGCTCCTGGGCTCTCCATAGAACTTCCGATAGTAGAAACACCTGACTCTTTTATGATTATAGCAAGTGCTGAAACCTTTAACGCCTGTGCGCGGAGGGCTATAAAGATCACCGTGGACCTCATAGCCGCTTCGCAAAATCTATCTACCGCCGATGCCTACAGGCTTTTAAGCGCGACTTGCGATTTGCGCGTTTCGCAAATCGTAAATGAGAAAATGACTCTGCGCACCGTGGTGCCCAAAACAGTAATGGCTGCTCTGCCAAGCCGCAAATAA
- a CDS encoding aromatic amino acid transport family protein yields the protein MSGKESKRGRGFEEGALKIEPLTLTEGAAMIVGANIGAGILGLAYGARQAGWPILVFFLIFAGVLTTISMLYVAETTLRTRKTLQLSGLAEKYVGQLGSWLMFASVVINSLGCLIAYTNGSGRILSEFLGVPPAIGSLIFFVPSLIVIWFGLRATGVSEKIISTGMIVLILILVGATILGPGINIEHLKYYNWYFGIPVFSLAIFCYISQYLVPELTRGFAAEGSNILWLPKAIVTGMATTAVLLIIVPMAAIGLTGPEKVTQVVTIAWGEALGQWAFFTANAFALCAMITSFWAVGETMLTNVVDRLGFPSERETKYRLIALALVAVPPFALAYSGWVSFVDAIYFAGAFAGAIMSVLPVMMLNKARKVGDREPEWTCGWISHPFMQGALIFFFCGAATYAVLDILKILPHGW from the coding sequence TTGAGTGGCAAAGAATCAAAGAGGGGGCGCGGCTTTGAAGAGGGAGCGTTAAAGATTGAACCCCTAACACTTACAGAAGGAGCCGCAATGATAGTGGGTGCCAATATTGGGGCGGGTATATTGGGGCTCGCCTATGGAGCCCGCCAAGCCGGATGGCCTATATTGGTCTTCTTTCTCATATTTGCCGGGGTTTTAACAACCATCTCTATGCTTTATGTGGCCGAAACAACCCTTCGGACTAGAAAAACGCTCCAGTTAAGTGGTTTGGCCGAAAAATATGTGGGTCAATTAGGCTCATGGTTGATGTTTGCCTCTGTGGTGATTAACTCTTTAGGGTGCTTAATCGCCTACACAAATGGAAGCGGCCGAATTCTTAGCGAATTTCTGGGAGTACCGCCAGCTATTGGCAGTCTAATCTTCTTCGTTCCGTCGCTTATCGTAATCTGGTTTGGGCTTCGAGCCACTGGCGTTTCTGAAAAAATCATCTCCACGGGCATGATAGTATTGATTTTAATACTCGTAGGAGCAACCATTCTCGGACCTGGAATAAATATAGAACACCTGAAATACTACAATTGGTATTTTGGCATACCCGTTTTCAGCTTGGCTATTTTCTGCTATATCTCGCAATATCTGGTGCCAGAATTGACGCGCGGTTTTGCTGCCGAAGGAAGTAACATCTTGTGGCTGCCCAAGGCCATTGTTACAGGCATGGCCACAACAGCGGTATTGCTGATTATAGTGCCAATGGCGGCCATAGGGCTGACAGGACCGGAGAAGGTAACCCAAGTTGTTACGATTGCCTGGGGAGAGGCTTTGGGCCAATGGGCCTTTTTTACGGCCAACGCCTTCGCCCTTTGTGCAATGATAACTTCCTTCTGGGCCGTCGGAGAGACGATGTTAACTAACGTCGTAGACAGGCTCGGCTTTCCATCAGAACGAGAGACTAAATATCGCCTCATCGCTTTAGCCTTGGTGGCTGTTCCTCCATTTGCATTAGCCTATTCAGGCTGGGTGTCTTTTGTAGACGCAATTTACTTCGCCGGAGCTTTTGCCGGGGCAATAATGTCTGTCCTTCCTGTAATGATGCTTAACAAGGCTAGAAAGGTCGGGGACCGGGAGCCAGAGTGGACGTGCGGCTGGATTTCTCATCCCTTCATGCAAGGTGCGCTGATCTTTTTCTTCTGCGGGGCTGCCACCTATGCTGTCTTAGACATCTTGAAGATACTGCCCCACGGTTGGTAA
- a CDS encoding NCS2 family permease — MGEWLDRRFEISERKSSLRTEIIAGITTFMTMAYIIFVNPAILSETGMDFGAVMTATCLASAIGTLIMGLYANYPFALAPGMGLNAFFAFTVVIGMKISWQTALAAVFLDGILFILLTASRVREAIVNAVPYNLKLAVSAGIGLFIALIGLVGAGIVVDNPATLVSLGDLTKPAPILSLCGLLLMAVLHAYKVKGALLWGILAVTLAAIPLGVASPPQGIISTPPSLSPILFKFDLKGLMNVAMIGVVITFLFVDLFDTLGTLIGVSARAGFLDKDGNLPRANKALTADAVATAVGACLGTSTVTTYVESASGVEEGGRTGLASCVVALLFLGALFFSPIARIVPAAATSPALIMVGVFMMQALKGLNFDDITEMVPAAIAIFTMPFTYSIAEGIAWGIISYTLIKLLTGRGRQVSLTMSILTALFLAKEFLL, encoded by the coding sequence TTGGGGGAATGGCTCGACAGGCGTTTTGAAATCAGCGAACGTAAAAGCAGCTTGCGCACGGAAATCATAGCGGGCATCACCACATTCATGACGATGGCTTATATCATTTTCGTAAATCCCGCGATCTTAAGCGAAACGGGCATGGATTTCGGCGCCGTCATGACAGCCACGTGCTTGGCTTCCGCAATAGGGACATTGATCATGGGATTATATGCAAACTACCCCTTCGCTCTTGCACCAGGCATGGGCTTAAATGCTTTCTTTGCCTTTACGGTAGTAATAGGTATGAAGATAAGCTGGCAAACGGCACTGGCGGCTGTGTTTTTAGATGGGATACTTTTTATCCTGCTTACGGCTTCGCGCGTTCGCGAGGCCATTGTTAACGCCGTGCCCTACAACTTGAAACTTGCCGTAAGCGCCGGAATAGGCCTTTTTATAGCGCTCATCGGCCTCGTCGGGGCTGGGATCGTAGTTGACAACCCAGCTACCTTGGTGAGCTTGGGAGATCTCACAAAGCCGGCTCCCATCCTCTCGCTCTGCGGGCTCCTCCTCATGGCCGTGCTTCACGCATATAAGGTTAAAGGGGCACTTCTTTGGGGGATCTTGGCGGTTACTTTAGCCGCAATACCGCTCGGTGTCGCATCTCCGCCTCAAGGCATAATATCGACCCCGCCGAGTTTGTCTCCGATCTTATTCAAATTCGACCTCAAGGGCTTAATGAATGTGGCTATGATAGGGGTAGTGATAACCTTTCTCTTCGTCGATCTCTTTGACACCTTAGGAACGCTCATCGGGGTTTCTGCCCGTGCCGGCTTTTTAGACAAAGACGGAAACCTGCCACGCGCAAATAAAGCGCTCACGGCCGATGCTGTGGCAACCGCCGTAGGGGCCTGCCTTGGGACGAGCACGGTGACGACCTATGTGGAGAGTGCTTCTGGCGTTGAAGAAGGCGGGCGCACGGGGCTCGCATCCTGTGTAGTGGCGCTCCTTTTCTTGGGTGCCCTTTTCTTCTCCCCCATAGCGCGCATTGTGCCTGCAGCTGCGACCTCGCCAGCCCTCATTATGGTAGGCGTCTTCATGATGCAAGCACTAAAAGGGTTAAACTTTGACGACATCACAGAGATGGTTCCCGCAGCAATCGCCATTTTTACGATGCCCTTCACTTACTCCATCGCGGAAGGCATCGCCTGGGGCATAATCTCTTACACCCTCATCAAGCTTTTGACGGGCAGAGGAAGACAGGTCAGCCTCACAATGTCCATCTTGACCGCACTATTTTTGGCAAAAGAATTTTTACTTTAG
- a CDS encoding APC family permease — MREERAVLKKALSSMDVLATGLGALIGWGWIVAFGGMIQKAGVLGLILGFAIGGTLMLTIGLTCGELSSSMPVTAGGFAFTLRALGVKHAYWCGCFMAISYIALLMFEAVSIPVIFATLWPHVFEVMPLYTVAGFKVYLPQVILGVLVSFLWYGINYVGAKLYGIVQTVMIVIFIVLGFCTVGISLYKGNPAFFVENMWGNLSPIKGIVSILALAGFFYIGFDMIPQAAEEYKAEPKKLARLIQGSIIVGTIWYMLIGCMIAFQIPKSELPNLSLPAASAVARTWGQAGFYIVLFLGIIGIVTTYSASFYSSSRVLFGLARGKLFPKGFAKLHPKYGTPTLPITISVIASIIAVFLGRAAVMWFLDATSAFVVLFYLYIACSYIILRKQEPKMNRPYKAPGGILTGIIAVGASIFFFLSLILPFSPGALIWPYEYAIFITFLIIAMIIYLLMAPTLKKTLVEEYEWLVLGIESDKEK; from the coding sequence ATGAGGGAAGAAAGAGCCGTATTGAAAAAGGCACTTTCGTCCATGGATGTATTGGCAACTGGCCTTGGCGCTTTAATAGGATGGGGCTGGATAGTAGCTTTCGGAGGCATGATTCAAAAAGCTGGCGTGCTGGGGCTTATCTTAGGCTTTGCAATAGGCGGCACGCTGATGTTAACCATAGGCTTAACTTGTGGAGAATTGTCCTCGAGTATGCCAGTAACGGCAGGAGGATTTGCCTTTACCCTAAGGGCTTTAGGGGTAAAACACGCATATTGGTGCGGATGCTTTATGGCTATTAGCTATATCGCGCTGTTGATGTTCGAGGCGGTCTCTATACCTGTAATTTTTGCGACTTTATGGCCACACGTCTTCGAAGTGATGCCGCTATACACAGTGGCAGGCTTTAAAGTTTACTTACCACAAGTGATATTGGGCGTTCTTGTATCGTTTCTATGGTATGGAATAAATTATGTAGGAGCAAAGCTTTACGGCATTGTGCAAACTGTAATGATCGTCATCTTCATAGTATTAGGATTTTGCACTGTAGGTATAAGCCTCTACAAAGGCAATCCTGCATTTTTTGTAGAAAATATGTGGGGTAACCTTAGTCCTATAAAAGGAATAGTATCGATTTTGGCCTTAGCCGGGTTTTTTTATATAGGATTCGACATGATTCCACAAGCAGCCGAAGAATATAAAGCTGAACCTAAAAAATTAGCCCGTTTAATTCAAGGGTCAATTATCGTCGGCACAATATGGTATATGTTGATCGGATGTATGATAGCTTTTCAAATACCCAAAAGCGAACTGCCAAATTTAAGCCTACCTGCTGCTTCTGCAGTAGCCAGAACATGGGGCCAGGCTGGTTTTTACATAGTTTTGTTCTTAGGTATCATAGGAATAGTAACGACATATTCAGCTTCTTTTTACTCTTCCTCGAGGGTTTTGTTTGGATTGGCAAGAGGAAAGCTTTTCCCCAAAGGCTTTGCCAAACTTCATCCAAAGTATGGGACACCGACTTTGCCAATAACAATCTCAGTCATAGCTTCCATAATAGCCGTTTTTTTAGGCAGAGCAGCCGTAATGTGGTTCCTCGATGCAACTTCTGCTTTTGTCGTGCTCTTCTATCTGTATATAGCATGTAGCTACATTATCTTGCGCAAGCAAGAACCCAAGATGAATCGTCCCTATAAGGCACCAGGAGGTATATTAACTGGCATAATAGCAGTTGGTGCGTCAATATTCTTCTTTTTAAGCCTCATTCTACCATTTTCGCCGGGAGCGTTAATATGGCCGTACGAATACGCAATTTTTATAACATTCTTAATAATAGCAATGATTATTTATCTTCTTATGGCTCCAACACTTAAAAAGACACTTGTTGAAGAATATGAGTGGCTAGTTTTAGGGATAGAAAGTGACAAAGAAAAGTAA
- the gabT gene encoding 4-aminobutyrate--2-oxoglutarate transaminase, translated as MALSGPKVVTELPGPKSRELLKVMEENVPKAITSAAPVFIKRGEGALFEDVDGNVFIDFAGGISILNVGYSHPEVVQAVKEQADKFFHSQINCVPYEPYIRLAEKLNAVIPGNFKKKTLFVNSGAEAVENAVKIARKFTKRTEIITFTGAFHGRTLLTMTLTSKVKPYKFGFGPFAPGIHRIPFPYCYRCPYGQERQSCDLFCAKCFEDFFLEEVAAEEVAAILIEPIQGEAGFVIPPDEFCKELRNICDKYGILLIADEIQTGFCRTGKMFATNYWDVYPDIVTTAKSIAAGIPLAAITARADIADSVHGGGIGGTFGGSPLAAVAGLKVIEIMQRDNFADKANQIGKVCMERMNPWKEKYPIVGDIRGRGAMVAIEFVKDKKTKEPAKEEVSKIQRFCWEHGLVVLKTGIRDNVIRLLTPLVITESQLQAGLDILEKAIAQA; from the coding sequence ATGGCACTGAGCGGCCCCAAGGTGGTTACCGAACTTCCAGGACCCAAGTCGAGGGAGCTTCTCAAGGTAATGGAAGAAAACGTGCCTAAGGCGATCACTTCTGCTGCTCCTGTCTTCATCAAGCGCGGCGAAGGAGCGCTATTTGAGGATGTCGACGGGAATGTGTTCATCGATTTTGCCGGCGGGATATCCATACTGAATGTGGGTTATAGCCACCCAGAAGTCGTCCAAGCTGTCAAAGAGCAGGCTGACAAGTTCTTCCACTCTCAAATAAACTGCGTGCCTTATGAACCGTATATACGCCTTGCAGAAAAGCTAAACGCCGTCATTCCAGGGAATTTTAAAAAGAAAACGCTCTTCGTCAACTCCGGCGCGGAAGCGGTCGAAAACGCCGTCAAGATCGCTCGCAAATTTACCAAGAGGACGGAGATAATAACCTTTACGGGCGCTTTCCACGGACGTACTCTGCTTACCATGACACTGACCAGCAAAGTCAAACCGTATAAGTTCGGCTTCGGTCCCTTTGCCCCTGGTATTCATCGCATCCCCTTCCCCTACTGCTATCGTTGCCCTTATGGCCAAGAAAGACAAAGCTGTGACCTCTTTTGCGCCAAGTGCTTTGAGGATTTCTTCCTTGAAGAGGTAGCTGCAGAAGAGGTAGCTGCTATACTCATTGAGCCCATCCAAGGAGAGGCAGGTTTTGTAATTCCTCCTGATGAATTTTGCAAAGAGCTCAGGAATATATGCGACAAGTACGGAATATTGCTCATTGCCGATGAGATCCAGACGGGCTTTTGCAGGACAGGCAAAATGTTCGCTACCAACTACTGGGATGTATACCCCGACATCGTAACGACTGCCAAGTCAATAGCTGCCGGGATACCCCTTGCTGCCATAACTGCACGCGCCGATATAGCTGATTCTGTTCATGGCGGTGGCATAGGTGGAACGTTTGGAGGAAGCCCACTGGCTGCGGTTGCAGGCTTAAAAGTCATAGAAATCATGCAGAGGGATAATTTCGCCGATAAGGCCAACCAAATTGGCAAGGTATGTATGGAGCGCATGAACCCATGGAAAGAAAAATATCCCATAGTCGGCGACATCCGCGGCAGAGGGGCAATGGTGGCTATAGAGTTCGTAAAGGACAAAAAGACCAAAGAACCCGCCAAAGAGGAAGTGTCTAAGATTCAAAGATTCTGCTGGGAACATGGCTTGGTGGTCCTAAAAACCGGCATCAGAGATAATGTTATCCGTTTGCTAACGCCTTTGGTAATAACTGAATCGCAGCTTCAGGCTGGATTAGATATCTTAGAAAAAGCCATAGCGCAAGCATAA
- a CDS encoding B12-binding domain-containing radical SAM protein, with amino-acid sequence MRILLISPGKDVYYAKRLGRAFKLPPLGLSTIAALTKPDIEVSILDEHVEPLNYDDTADLVGISVMTAVAPRAYEIARKFKSRGAKVVLGGPHPSALPEEAIQHCDAVVIGEAEGSWQRLIDDFKKGSLEKFYFNENPPDLANLPEPRRDLYKKGAYYITSTIQTSRGCPFDCAFCSVSNVFGKRYRHRPVEDVVRSIEHMGKRLIGFMDDNVAGNRGYSKELFKALAPLKIKWAGQASVNIAEDQELLELAEKSGCVGLFMGFETVSKESMGEIGKSHNKIEEFKANVRRLHDHGIVVLGAFIFGFDSDDRDVFKRTVDFVYDAKIDLAQFSILTPLPGTRFYEKLYSENRIIDTDWSKYDMGHVVFKPAQMSPEELDEGATWAWKEFYSRGSILRRVFGMKFDLLKVALYFLPVLTINLSFKNAIDFGQKLSQKS; translated from the coding sequence ATGAGGATTTTATTGATCTCGCCGGGCAAAGACGTCTACTACGCCAAGAGATTGGGGCGCGCCTTCAAATTGCCGCCGCTTGGCTTGAGCACCATAGCGGCCTTGACCAAGCCGGACATAGAGGTCTCCATTTTGGACGAGCACGTGGAGCCTCTCAATTACGACGACACAGCTGACTTGGTCGGCATAAGCGTGATGACTGCCGTCGCCCCTCGGGCCTATGAGATTGCCCGCAAATTTAAATCTCGCGGAGCCAAAGTTGTTTTGGGAGGACCGCATCCATCAGCTCTTCCCGAAGAAGCGATCCAGCACTGCGACGCTGTCGTTATTGGAGAAGCAGAAGGTTCATGGCAAAGGTTGATCGATGACTTTAAAAAAGGAAGCTTGGAAAAGTTTTACTTCAACGAAAACCCGCCCGACCTTGCCAACCTGCCCGAACCGAGACGCGACCTATACAAAAAAGGAGCATACTATATAACAAGCACCATACAGACAAGCAGAGGTTGTCCTTTTGACTGCGCTTTTTGCTCCGTCTCTAATGTCTTCGGAAAAAGATACCGCCACCGGCCCGTAGAAGACGTCGTCCGCTCGATTGAACATATGGGCAAGCGGCTTATAGGCTTCATGGACGACAACGTCGCCGGCAACAGGGGGTATAGCAAGGAGCTATTCAAGGCTCTGGCTCCGCTGAAAATCAAGTGGGCCGGACAAGCCTCCGTAAACATAGCCGAAGACCAGGAGCTGTTGGAGCTCGCAGAAAAGAGCGGTTGCGTAGGCCTGTTTATGGGCTTTGAAACGGTCTCGAAGGAGAGCATGGGAGAGATCGGCAAGTCGCACAACAAGATCGAGGAGTTCAAGGCTAACGTGAGGCGGCTCCACGACCACGGCATCGTGGTGCTAGGCGCCTTCATATTCGGCTTCGACAGCGACGACAGAGACGTCTTTAAGAGGACTGTGGATTTCGTATACGACGCGAAGATAGACCTCGCCCAATTCAGCATCCTTACCCCTTTGCCAGGAACCAGGTTTTATGAAAAGCTCTATTCGGAAAATCGCATCATAGACACTGACTGGTCGAAATACGACATGGGGCACGTGGTCTTCAAGCCCGCCCAGATGTCGCCGGAAGAGCTGGACGAAGGGGCTACGTGGGCGTGGAAGGAGTTTTACTCAAGAGGCTCTATTTTACGGAGGGTCTTCGGCATGAAGTTCGATCTCTTAAAAGTTGCGCTCTATTTCTTGCCGGTCCTGACCATAAACCTGAGCTTCAAAAATGCCATCGATTTCGGACAAAAACTCTCTCAAAAATCTTAA